One stretch of Parafrankia irregularis DNA includes these proteins:
- a CDS encoding adenylate kinase — translation MRLVLLGPPGAGKGTQAARISARHGVPAISTGQLFDQQISAGTSLGRRAERYVRAGELVPDEIVLDIVADRLTTGADCGAGFLLDGFPRTLPQAEALDRMLDASCGPLDVVMDLKVDQAEVLARISRRALSEGRVDDTAETARRRMEVFTAETAPLRSHYGEQGLLRSIDGSGTPDDVAARIEEALTAVLHPQLRASQP, via the coding sequence ATGAGGCTCGTGCTGCTCGGTCCACCCGGTGCAGGCAAGGGAACCCAGGCCGCACGTATCAGCGCGCGCCACGGCGTTCCCGCGATCTCGACGGGCCAGCTCTTCGACCAGCAGATCTCCGCCGGCACCAGCCTGGGCCGGCGGGCGGAGCGCTACGTCCGTGCCGGTGAGCTGGTCCCCGACGAGATCGTGCTGGACATCGTCGCGGACCGCCTCACCACCGGTGCCGACTGTGGGGCCGGCTTCCTGCTCGACGGCTTCCCCCGGACGCTGCCACAGGCCGAGGCCCTCGACCGCATGCTGGACGCCTCCTGCGGCCCGCTGGACGTCGTGATGGATCTCAAGGTCGACCAGGCCGAGGTGCTGGCGCGGATCAGCCGGCGTGCGCTGTCCGAGGGCCGCGTCGACGACACCGCCGAGACGGCGCGGCGCCGCATGGAGGTCTTCACCGCGGAGACGGCCCCGCTGCGCAGCCACTACGGGGAGCAGGGCCTGCTGCGGAGCATCGACGGTTCCGGCACGCCGGACGACGTCGCGGCGCGGATCGAGGAGGCCCTGACGGCCGTGCTGCACCCGCAGTTGCGTGCGAGCCAGCCCTGA
- a CDS encoding glutamate synthase subunit beta produces MADPTGFLKHRRELPSRRPVDLRLTDWREVYEPFPEPALRDQAGRCMDCGIPFCHNGCPLGNIIPEWNDLARRGDWTEAIERLHATNNFPEFTGRLCPAPCEAACVLGIGDDPVTIKQIEVTIIDRAIADGVVTPVQPSVRTGRRVAVVGSGPAGLAAAQQLTRAGHEVVVYERADRVGGLLRYGIPEFKMEKSVLDNRLAQMEAEGTSFITSCNVGVDLTADELRSSYDAVVLAGGSTVGRDLPVPGRELGGIHLAMDFLVPANKVQLGDLDRTTISAEGKRVVIIGGGDTGADCLGTSHRQGAVSVHQLEIMPRPPASRAPANPWPTFPLLYRVTSAHEEGGERVFAVSTERFLGDDDGNVRALLMHEVEMVDGRPRKIEGTDTELPCDLVLLAMGFVGPERPGLLEQLGVDLDPRGNVARDLGWSTSVPGVFVAGDMGRGQSLIVWAIAEGRSAAAAVDRYLMGTTDLPAPILPTRRP; encoded by the coding sequence ATGGCTGACCCGACCGGGTTTCTCAAGCACCGCCGGGAGCTGCCCTCACGTCGGCCGGTGGACCTGCGTCTCACCGACTGGCGCGAGGTGTACGAGCCGTTCCCCGAGCCGGCGCTGCGCGACCAGGCCGGCCGGTGCATGGACTGCGGCATCCCGTTCTGCCACAACGGCTGCCCGCTGGGGAACATCATTCCCGAGTGGAACGACCTCGCCCGCCGCGGGGACTGGACCGAGGCGATCGAGCGGCTGCACGCGACCAACAACTTCCCGGAGTTCACCGGGCGGCTGTGCCCGGCGCCGTGCGAGGCGGCCTGCGTGCTCGGCATCGGCGACGACCCGGTGACGATCAAGCAGATCGAGGTCACCATCATCGACCGCGCGATCGCGGACGGGGTGGTGACCCCGGTCCAGCCGTCGGTGCGGACCGGGCGGCGGGTCGCGGTGGTCGGTTCGGGCCCGGCCGGGCTGGCCGCCGCCCAGCAGCTCACCCGGGCCGGCCACGAGGTGGTGGTCTACGAGCGGGCGGACCGCGTGGGCGGCCTGCTCCGCTACGGCATCCCCGAGTTCAAGATGGAGAAGAGCGTCCTCGACAACCGTCTCGCGCAGATGGAGGCAGAGGGCACCTCGTTCATCACCTCGTGCAACGTCGGTGTCGACCTCACCGCGGACGAGCTGCGGTCGTCCTACGACGCGGTCGTCCTCGCCGGCGGGTCGACGGTGGGCCGTGACCTGCCGGTGCCGGGCCGGGAGCTGGGCGGCATCCACCTGGCCATGGACTTCCTGGTGCCCGCGAACAAGGTCCAGCTCGGTGACCTGGACCGGACGACCATCTCCGCCGAGGGCAAGCGGGTGGTGATCATCGGCGGTGGTGACACCGGGGCCGACTGCCTGGGCACCTCGCACCGTCAGGGCGCGGTGTCCGTCCACCAGCTGGAGATCATGCCCCGGCCGCCGGCGTCGCGCGCCCCGGCGAACCCGTGGCCGACCTTCCCGCTGCTCTACCGGGTCACCAGCGCGCACGAGGAGGGCGGCGAGCGGGTCTTCGCCGTGTCCACCGAGCGGTTCCTCGGCGACGACGACGGCAACGTGCGGGCGCTGCTCATGCACGAGGTCGAGATGGTCGACGGCAGGCCCCGCAAGATCGAGGGGACCGACACCGAGCTGCCCTGCGACCTGGTGCTGCTGGCCATGGGCTTCGTCGGGCCCGAGCGCCCGGGCCTGCTGGAGCAGCTCGGGGTCGACCTCGACCCCCGTGGCAACGTCGCCCGCGACCTGGGCTGGTCGACGTCCGTCCCCGGTGTGTTCGTGGCCGGGGACATGGGCCGCGGCCAGTCGCTGATCGTCTGGGCGATCGCGGAGGGGCGCTCGGCCGCGGCGGCCGTCGACCGGTATCTGATGGGCACGACGGACCTGCCCGCCCCGATCCTGCCGACCCGACGGCCCTGA
- the gltB gene encoding glutamate synthase large subunit: protein MSTAQGLYDPSFEHDACGVGFVVDVHGRRSHELVDQGLTVLRNLDHRGASGSDPDTGDGAGILVQVPDGFFRDVVQFPLPAPGRYAVGTIFLSQIAGERDDAVRAISRIVRQEGLRILGWREVPTVGHLVGTAAREVEPWMRQIFLALPGEPTGAAAADPAQAQDGSGAAGAAGATGSASDDGFDVMDLERRAYCVRKRVRRETGAYMPSLSARTIVYKGMLTTHQLSAYFPDLDDPRFDSAIALVHSRFSTNTFPSWPLAHPYRLIAHNGEINTVRGNRNWMRAREALLASNLIPGDLARLFPICEDGASDSASFDEVLELLHLGGRSLPHAVLMMIPEAWENHEEMDPARRAFYEFHSALMEPWDGPASIAFTDGTMIGAVLDRNGLRPSRYWVTDDGLVVMASEVGVLDIPPHKVVRKGRLQPGRMFLVDTAKGRIVSDDEVKSALANAAPYEEWLHAGVISLDDLPEREHILYGHSSVLRRQQVFGYTEEELRIIVGPMARSGAEPIGSMGTDTPVAVLSTRPRLLFDYFTQLFAQVTNPPLDAIREELVTSLARTLGPEGNLLDPTPASARMVHLPFPVISNTQLARIIGINDDGDMPGFASVTVRGLYDVEGGGAALTARLAEICAGVSEAIADGARIVVLSDRDSDEHKAPIPSLLLTAAVHHHLIREKTRTKVGLIVECGDAREVHHIALLTGYGAAAVNPYLAFESIDDLLASGELTGVDREQAEKNMIKALGKGLLKVMSKMGISTVASYTGAQVFEAIGLSQELVDEYFVGTPSRLDGVGIDVIAEEVAARHRRAYPTVPSELAHRTLEVGGEYQWRREGELHLFNPETVFLLQHATRSRQYDLFREYTAKVDDLARQNATLRGLFALRDTGRGPIPIDQVEPASEIVKRFATGAMSYGSISAEAHETLAIAMNRLGGKSNTGEGGEDARRFTPDDNGDLRRSAVKQVASGRFGVTSEYLANADDIQIKMAQGAKPGEGGQLPGHKVYPWIAKTRHSTPGVGLISPPPHHDIYSIEDLAQLIHDLKNSNPKARVHVKLVAEVGVGTVAAGVSKAHADVVLISGHDGGTGASPLTSLKHAGAPWELGLAETQQTLLLNGLRDRIVVQVDGQMKTGRDVVIGALLGAEEFGFATAPLVVAGCVMMRVCHLDTCPVGVATQNPELRKRFTGRPEFVEAFFTFIAEEVREHLAALGLRSIAEAVGRVDLLDARAAIDHWKASGLDITPLLHTPERPFGGSLHCTASQDHGLDKALDNSLIQLCEGAIEDGRPVWLEMPIRNVNRTVGTMLGYEVTKRYGAAGLPDDTISLRFTGSAGQSFGAFVPRGMTLTLEGDANDYAGKGLSGGRLIVFPPKEAPLRAEENIVAGNVLLYGATAGEAYFRGIVGERFCVRNSGAVAVVEGVGDHGCEYMTGGVVVVLGSIGRNFAAGMSGGVAYLHKPVLQRINTEMVDVDPLDGDDRVALRGHIEKHYRETGSAVAARLISRWADEQDHFVKVMPRDYKRVLAAMRRAQEQGLPVDEEIMASSRV from the coding sequence ATGTCGACTGCGCAAGGTCTCTATGACCCCTCGTTCGAACACGATGCCTGTGGCGTCGGCTTCGTTGTCGATGTGCATGGCCGGCGTAGCCACGAGCTGGTCGATCAGGGGCTGACAGTCCTGCGCAATCTTGATCACCGCGGTGCGTCCGGCAGCGACCCCGACACCGGCGACGGTGCGGGCATCCTGGTTCAGGTGCCGGATGGCTTCTTCCGTGACGTCGTGCAGTTCCCGCTGCCGGCGCCGGGCCGGTACGCCGTCGGCACGATCTTCCTCTCCCAGATCGCCGGCGAGCGCGACGACGCCGTCCGGGCGATCAGCCGGATCGTGCGCCAGGAGGGCCTGCGGATCCTCGGCTGGCGGGAGGTTCCGACGGTCGGCCACCTCGTCGGTACCGCGGCGCGTGAGGTCGAGCCGTGGATGCGGCAGATCTTCCTCGCGCTTCCCGGCGAGCCGACCGGGGCCGCCGCGGCTGATCCGGCGCAGGCTCAGGACGGGTCCGGGGCGGCCGGCGCGGCGGGTGCGACCGGCTCCGCGTCCGACGACGGATTCGACGTGATGGACCTCGAGCGCCGCGCCTATTGCGTACGCAAGCGGGTCCGGCGCGAGACCGGCGCCTACATGCCGTCGCTGTCAGCCCGCACCATCGTCTACAAGGGCATGCTGACGACGCATCAGCTCTCCGCCTACTTCCCGGACCTCGACGACCCGCGGTTCGACAGCGCCATCGCGCTGGTGCACAGCCGGTTCTCGACGAACACCTTCCCGAGCTGGCCGCTGGCACACCCGTACCGGCTGATCGCCCACAACGGCGAGATCAACACCGTGCGCGGCAACCGTAACTGGATGCGCGCGCGGGAGGCGCTGCTGGCCAGCAACCTCATCCCCGGCGACCTGGCACGGCTGTTCCCGATCTGTGAGGACGGCGCCAGCGACTCGGCCAGCTTCGACGAGGTGCTCGAGCTGCTGCACCTGGGCGGGCGTTCGCTGCCGCACGCGGTGCTCATGATGATCCCGGAGGCGTGGGAGAACCACGAGGAGATGGACCCGGCCCGCCGGGCCTTCTACGAGTTCCACTCCGCGCTCATGGAGCCCTGGGACGGCCCGGCCTCCATCGCCTTCACCGACGGCACGATGATCGGCGCGGTGCTGGACCGCAACGGCCTGCGCCCGTCCCGCTACTGGGTGACCGACGACGGCCTGGTCGTGATGGCCTCCGAGGTCGGCGTGCTGGACATCCCGCCGCACAAGGTGGTGCGCAAGGGCCGCCTGCAGCCTGGGCGGATGTTCCTCGTCGACACCGCGAAGGGCCGGATCGTCAGCGACGACGAGGTCAAGTCGGCGCTGGCGAACGCCGCGCCGTACGAGGAGTGGCTGCACGCCGGCGTCATCTCCCTGGACGACCTGCCCGAGCGGGAGCACATCCTGTACGGGCACTCGTCCGTCCTGCGTCGCCAGCAGGTCTTCGGGTACACCGAGGAGGAGCTGCGGATCATCGTCGGCCCGATGGCGCGCTCGGGGGCCGAACCGATCGGGTCGATGGGCACCGACACCCCGGTCGCCGTGCTCTCCACCCGGCCGAGGCTGCTGTTCGACTACTTCACCCAGCTGTTCGCCCAGGTCACCAACCCGCCGCTGGACGCGATCCGGGAGGAGCTGGTCACCAGCCTCGCCCGCACGCTCGGCCCGGAGGGCAACCTGCTCGACCCGACCCCGGCGTCGGCCCGGATGGTGCACCTGCCGTTCCCGGTGATCAGCAACACCCAGCTGGCGCGGATCATCGGCATCAACGACGACGGTGACATGCCCGGCTTCGCGTCGGTGACGGTACGTGGTCTGTACGACGTCGAGGGTGGCGGTGCCGCGCTGACCGCGCGCCTCGCGGAGATCTGCGCCGGTGTCAGCGAGGCCATCGCCGACGGTGCCCGCATTGTGGTTCTCTCCGACCGCGACTCCGACGAGCACAAGGCGCCGATCCCGTCCCTGCTGCTGACCGCGGCGGTGCACCACCACCTGATCCGCGAGAAGACCCGGACGAAGGTCGGCCTCATCGTCGAATGCGGTGACGCCCGCGAGGTCCACCACATCGCGCTGCTCACCGGCTACGGCGCGGCGGCGGTCAACCCGTACCTGGCCTTCGAGTCGATCGACGACCTGCTCGCCAGCGGCGAGCTCACCGGCGTCGACCGCGAGCAGGCCGAGAAGAACATGATCAAGGCGCTCGGCAAGGGCCTGCTCAAGGTGATGTCCAAGATGGGCATCTCCACGGTGGCGAGCTACACCGGGGCCCAGGTCTTCGAGGCGATCGGGCTGTCGCAGGAGCTGGTCGACGAGTACTTCGTCGGCACGCCCAGCCGGCTCGACGGCGTCGGCATCGACGTCATCGCCGAGGAGGTCGCGGCCCGGCACCGGCGCGCGTACCCGACGGTCCCCTCCGAGCTCGCGCACCGCACCCTGGAGGTCGGCGGCGAGTACCAGTGGCGGCGTGAGGGCGAGCTGCACCTGTTCAACCCGGAGACCGTCTTCCTGCTCCAGCACGCCACCCGCAGCCGCCAGTACGACCTGTTCCGCGAGTACACCGCGAAGGTCGACGACCTGGCCCGGCAGAACGCGACGCTGCGCGGCCTGTTCGCGCTGCGTGACACCGGGCGTGGCCCGATCCCGATCGACCAGGTCGAGCCGGCCTCCGAGATCGTGAAGCGGTTCGCGACCGGCGCCATGTCGTACGGCTCGATCAGCGCCGAGGCCCACGAGACGCTCGCGATCGCGATGAACCGCCTCGGCGGGAAGTCGAACACCGGCGAGGGCGGCGAGGACGCGCGCCGCTTCACCCCGGACGACAACGGCGACCTGCGCCGTTCGGCCGTGAAGCAGGTGGCCAGCGGCCGGTTCGGGGTGACCAGCGAGTACCTGGCGAACGCCGACGACATCCAGATCAAGATGGCGCAGGGCGCGAAGCCGGGCGAGGGCGGCCAGCTGCCCGGGCACAAGGTCTACCCGTGGATCGCGAAGACCCGGCACTCGACCCCGGGCGTCGGCCTGATCTCGCCGCCCCCGCACCACGACATCTACTCGATCGAGGACCTCGCCCAGCTCATCCACGACCTGAAGAACTCCAACCCCAAGGCGCGGGTGCACGTCAAGCTCGTCGCCGAGGTCGGGGTCGGGACGGTGGCCGCGGGTGTCTCCAAGGCGCACGCCGACGTCGTGCTGATCTCCGGCCATGACGGCGGCACCGGGGCGTCGCCGCTGACGTCGCTCAAGCACGCCGGCGCGCCGTGGGAGCTGGGCCTCGCCGAGACCCAGCAGACCCTGCTGCTCAACGGCCTGCGGGACCGCATCGTCGTTCAGGTCGACGGCCAGATGAAGACCGGCCGGGACGTCGTCATCGGTGCCCTGCTGGGTGCCGAGGAGTTCGGCTTCGCCACCGCGCCGCTCGTCGTCGCGGGCTGCGTGATGATGCGTGTCTGTCACCTGGACACCTGCCCGGTCGGCGTGGCGACGCAGAACCCGGAGCTGCGTAAGCGGTTCACCGGGCGCCCCGAGTTCGTGGAGGCGTTCTTCACCTTCATCGCCGAGGAGGTGCGCGAGCACCTGGCCGCGCTGGGCCTGCGCAGCATCGCGGAGGCGGTGGGCCGGGTCGACCTGCTCGACGCCCGGGCGGCGATCGACCACTGGAAGGCGTCCGGGCTCGACATCACCCCGCTGCTGCACACGCCGGAGCGGCCGTTCGGTGGCTCGCTGCACTGCACCGCGAGCCAGGACCACGGCCTGGACAAGGCGCTCGACAACTCGCTGATCCAGCTCTGCGAGGGCGCGATCGAGGACGGCCGGCCGGTCTGGCTGGAGATGCCGATCCGCAACGTCAACCGGACGGTCGGCACCATGCTCGGCTACGAGGTGACGAAGAGGTACGGGGCGGCCGGGCTGCCCGACGACACGATCTCGCTGCGGTTCACCGGTTCCGCCGGGCAGAGCTTCGGCGCGTTCGTCCCCCGCGGGATGACCCTCACCCTGGAGGGCGACGCCAACGACTACGCCGGCAAGGGCCTCTCCGGCGGGCGGCTCATCGTCTTCCCGCCGAAGGAGGCGCCGCTGCGGGCGGAGGAGAACATCGTCGCCGGCAACGTGCTGCTCTACGGGGCCACCGCGGGCGAGGCCTACTTCCGCGGCATCGTCGGTGAGCGGTTCTGCGTGCGTAACTCGGGCGCCGTCGCGGTGGTCGAGGGCGTCGGGGACCACGGCTGCGAATACATGACCGGCGGTGTCGTCGTCGTCCTCGGCTCGATCGGCCGCAACTTCGCTGCCGGGATGAGCGGTGGCGTCGCGTATCTTCACAAGCCGGTGCTCCAGCGCATCAACACCGAGATGGTGGACGTCGACCCGCTCGACGGCGATGACCGGGTCGCGCTGCGCGGGCACATCGAGAAGCACTACCGGGAGACGGGCTCCGCTGTCGCAGCCCGGCTGATCTCCCGCTGGGCGGACGAGCAGGACCACTTCGTGAAGGTCATGCCGCGCGACTACAAGCGAGTCCTGGCTGCCATGCGCAGGGCGCAGGAGCAGGGCCTGCCCGTCGACGAGGAGATCATGGCGTCGTCCCGCGTCTGA
- the lgt gene encoding prolipoprotein diacylglyceryl transferase has protein sequence MVLAAIPSPSRGVVHLGPVPLRAYALMIVIGIIVAVVVTARRLRARGVDPVVASEVAYWAVPFGIVGARIYHVVSSPEAYFGKDGDLVAVFEVWNGGLAIWGAVAGGALGAWIACRRMDVSFGLFADALAPGLALAQAIGRWGNWFNQELYGRATDLPWAVRIDPAHQMIPGVSAYHPTFLYESLWNLVVAGVLLLVDRRKRLGRGRLFFLYVALYTIGRLWIEALRIDTAEKVLGFRINIWVSIVVFLLAVLALALVRRPIDANVGWPPAPGAGDTPDAEAGAGADSKAGVEGRTDAAGKAETPGKTDTAGKGTGAGETGVAGKAGHEGKAAAAGATEATATGGPGIDAGKGAATVSADHPGDRATEPAVAVPGAGGSAAGAGVGAGAGATAGKAPSGPDAAAGSAVPGSATAGPAGTAGAGSASRD, from the coding sequence GTGGTGCTCGCTGCTATACCCAGTCCATCCCGAGGAGTCGTGCATCTGGGGCCCGTCCCCCTGCGCGCCTACGCTCTGATGATCGTCATCGGGATCATCGTCGCTGTTGTCGTGACCGCTCGGCGGTTGCGGGCACGTGGCGTGGATCCCGTGGTCGCCAGCGAGGTCGCGTACTGGGCGGTCCCGTTCGGCATCGTCGGCGCGCGGATCTACCACGTGGTCAGCAGCCCCGAGGCCTACTTCGGCAAGGACGGCGACCTGGTCGCGGTCTTCGAGGTCTGGAACGGCGGCCTGGCGATCTGGGGCGCGGTCGCCGGTGGGGCGCTCGGCGCCTGGATCGCCTGCCGACGGATGGACGTGTCGTTCGGCCTGTTCGCGGACGCGCTCGCGCCCGGCCTGGCTCTCGCGCAGGCGATCGGGCGGTGGGGGAACTGGTTCAACCAGGAGCTGTACGGCCGCGCGACGGATCTGCCCTGGGCGGTCCGGATCGATCCGGCGCACCAGATGATCCCGGGAGTCTCGGCCTACCACCCGACCTTCCTTTACGAGTCGCTGTGGAACCTGGTCGTCGCGGGGGTCCTGCTGCTCGTCGACAGGCGTAAGCGGCTTGGCCGCGGGCGCTTGTTCTTCCTCTACGTGGCGCTTTACACGATCGGGAGACTGTGGATCGAGGCGCTGCGGATCGACACCGCGGAGAAGGTCCTCGGCTTCCGGATCAACATCTGGGTCTCGATCGTGGTCTTCCTGCTCGCGGTGTTGGCGCTGGCGCTCGTTCGGCGCCCGATCGACGCCAACGTCGGCTGGCCCCCGGCCCCCGGCGCCGGGGACACCCCGGACGCCGAGGCCGGTGCGGGCGCGGACAGCAAGGCCGGCGTGGAGGGCAGGACCGACGCGGCCGGCAAGGCGGAGACGCCAGGCAAGACGGACACGGCTGGCAAGGGGACCGGGGCCGGCGAGACTGGCGTTGCTGGCAAGGCGGGCCACGAGGGCAAGGCGGCCGCGGCCGGCGCGACGGAGGCGACCGCGACCGGTGGGCCGGGCATCGACGCCGGCAAGGGCGCTGCCACGGTCAGCGCGGACCATCCAGGTGACCGGGCGACCGAGCCGGCCGTAGCCGTCCCGGGTGCGGGCGGCTCGGCCGCCGGTGCCGGCGTCGGCGCGGGCGCGGGCGCGACGGCTGGGAAGGCGCCCAGCGGGCCGGATGCCGCCGCCGGTTCCGCCGTCCCGGGTTCTGCTACCGCCGGTCCTGCCGGGACTGCGGGGGCGGGCTCGGCCAGCCGGGACTGA
- the trpA gene encoding tryptophan synthase subunit alpha has translation MAQSASAQVQSGEAERFSPLDRAFAQARDEGRAVLVGYLPAGFPTVERGIAAMRAMVAAGVDVVEVGLPYSDPTMDGPVIQDAADAALRGGVTTRDVLRTVEAVAETGAPTLVMTYWNPVERYGLEAFAADLAAAGGAGAITPDLPPEEADRWLAACAAHGLDPVFLVAPSSTPERLRLVTGHSRGFVYAASTMGVTGARAEVGAKAGDLVARVREVTGLPVAVGLGVSNGAQASEVASFADGVIVGSALVRALATDTATDTGAGQGGDAGLAAVTSLAAELAAGVRSASD, from the coding sequence TTGGCACAGAGCGCGTCAGCGCAGGTCCAGTCGGGCGAGGCGGAGCGGTTCAGCCCGCTGGACCGGGCCTTCGCCCAGGCCCGCGACGAGGGGCGTGCCGTCCTCGTCGGCTACCTTCCCGCGGGCTTCCCGACAGTGGAACGCGGGATCGCCGCGATGCGGGCCATGGTCGCGGCGGGGGTGGACGTGGTCGAGGTCGGTCTGCCCTACTCCGACCCGACCATGGACGGGCCGGTCATCCAGGACGCCGCCGATGCCGCCCTGCGTGGCGGAGTCACGACGCGGGACGTGCTGCGCACGGTCGAGGCGGTCGCCGAGACCGGAGCGCCGACACTGGTGATGACCTACTGGAATCCGGTGGAGCGATACGGCCTGGAGGCGTTCGCGGCCGACCTGGCCGCGGCCGGCGGGGCGGGAGCGATCACTCCCGACCTGCCGCCCGAGGAGGCCGACCGCTGGCTCGCGGCCTGTGCCGCCCACGGCCTGGACCCGGTCTTCCTGGTCGCGCCGAGCTCCACGCCCGAGCGGCTGCGCCTGGTCACCGGGCACAGCCGTGGCTTTGTCTACGCGGCGTCGACAATGGGTGTCACCGGGGCGCGCGCCGAGGTCGGGGCCAAGGCCGGTGATCTTGTCGCCCGGGTGCGTGAGGTGACCGGCCTGCCGGTCGCCGTCGGGCTGGGAGTCAGCAACGGGGCCCAGGCCTCGGAGGTCGCGAGCTTCGCGGACGGGGTCATCGTCGGTTCGGCCCTCGTCCGTGCGCTCGCCACCGACACCGCGACCGACACCGGTGCCGGTCAGGGCGGCGACGCCGGTCTCGCCGCGGTCACCAGTCTGGCAGCCGAGCTTGCCGCGGGTGTGCGCTCGGCCTCTGACTGA
- the trpB gene encoding tryptophan synthase subunit beta → MTARSAGTLAGSSDATDPTRPGAVGAADQWSSVEAARSWQSVPDVSGHYGRFGGRFVPEALFAALDELSAAYEAARVDPAFTGELDRLLSTYAGRPTPLTAADRLTEKIGGARILLKREDLAHTGSHKVNNVLGQCLLTRRMGKTRVIAETGAGQHGVATATACALLGLECVVYMGEEDTRRQALNVARMRLLGAEVVAVASGSRTLKDAINEAMRDWVATVDSTHYCIGSVMGPHPFPMMVRDFQRIIGVEARQQTLDLLGRLPDAVVACVGGGSNAMGIFHRFIPDTEVALIGCEAGGDGVATGRHAAAIAGGAPGVLHGMRTFLLQDEDGQTQVSHSISAGLDYPGIGPEHALLHETGRATYRVVDDTAAMDALGLVARTEGILVAIESAHAFAGAFEVARELGPDAVVLVNCSGRGDKDVDTAARWFNLLDEGAESPGAGDAAGTSPSA, encoded by the coding sequence GTGACTGCTCGATCCGCTGGAACGCTTGCCGGCTCCTCCGACGCCACTGACCCGACCCGCCCGGGCGCGGTCGGTGCGGCCGATCAATGGTCGTCCGTCGAAGCGGCCCGGAGCTGGCAGTCGGTTCCGGACGTGTCAGGTCACTACGGGCGTTTCGGCGGGCGTTTCGTGCCCGAGGCGCTGTTCGCCGCGCTCGACGAGCTTTCGGCCGCCTACGAGGCCGCCCGGGTCGACCCGGCCTTCACCGGTGAGCTCGACCGGCTGCTGTCGACCTATGCCGGCCGCCCGACGCCGCTGACCGCCGCGGATCGGCTGACCGAGAAGATCGGTGGCGCGCGCATCCTGCTCAAGCGGGAGGATCTCGCCCACACCGGCTCGCACAAGGTCAACAATGTGCTGGGGCAGTGCCTGCTCACCCGCCGGATGGGCAAGACGCGGGTGATCGCCGAGACGGGTGCCGGTCAGCACGGTGTGGCGACCGCGACCGCCTGCGCCCTGCTGGGCCTGGAGTGCGTCGTCTACATGGGCGAGGAGGACACCCGCCGGCAGGCTCTCAACGTGGCGCGGATGCGCCTGCTCGGCGCGGAGGTCGTCGCGGTCGCGTCCGGCAGCCGCACCCTGAAGGACGCCATCAACGAGGCCATGCGTGACTGGGTGGCCACGGTCGACTCGACCCACTACTGCATCGGGTCGGTGATGGGGCCTCATCCGTTCCCGATGATGGTGCGTGACTTCCAGCGCATCATCGGTGTGGAGGCGCGTCAGCAGACCCTCGACCTGCTCGGCCGCCTGCCGGACGCGGTGGTCGCCTGTGTCGGCGGCGGGTCGAACGCGATGGGCATCTTCCACCGTTTCATCCCGGACACAGAGGTCGCGCTGATCGGTTGCGAGGCCGGTGGTGACGGGGTCGCCACCGGGCGCCACGCGGCCGCCATCGCCGGTGGGGCACCCGGTGTCCTGCACGGCATGCGGACCTTCCTGCTGCAGGACGAGGACGGGCAGACCCAGGTCTCCCACTCGATCTCCGCCGGGCTCGACTACCCGGGCATCGGCCCCGAGCACGCGTTGCTGCACGAGACCGGGCGCGCCACGTACCGGGTGGTCGACGACACCGCGGCGATGGACGCGCTGGGGCTGGTGGCCCGCACGGAGGGCATCCTCGTGGCCATCGAGAGCGCGCACGCCTTCGCCGGCGCCTTCGAGGTCGCCCGTGAGCTCGGCCCCGACGCCGTCGTGCTGGTCAACTGCTCCGGCCGCGGCGACAAGGACGTCGACACGGCTGCCCGCTGGTTCAACCTGTTGGACGAGGGCGCCGAGTCCCCGGGCGCAGGCGACGCCGCGGGCACCTCTCCATCCGCCTGA
- the trpC gene encoding indole-3-glycerol phosphate synthase TrpC: MNALDEILDGVRADLAERERETSLAALKQRVERVPDPRDALAVLRAPRVSVIAEIKRRSPSKGALAAITDPAGLASLYEQAGAAAVSVLTERRRFGGSLADLDAVRVAVDIPVLRKDFVVSPYQVLEARAHGADLVLLIVAALDQPRLIGLLERVESLGMTALVEVHDEEEMVRALDAGARLIGINARNLRTLQVDRETFARLAPMVPHGVLKVAESGVRGPHDLLQYAGAGADAVLVGEAAVTGGDPRQFVADLVTAGTHPATRIAH, from the coding sequence ATGAACGCTCTCGACGAGATCCTCGACGGGGTCAGAGCAGATCTGGCTGAACGCGAGCGAGAGACGTCCCTGGCAGCTCTCAAACAAAGAGTGGAACGTGTACCCGACCCCCGGGACGCGCTGGCGGTGCTGCGTGCGCCGCGGGTGTCGGTGATTGCGGAGATCAAGCGCCGCTCACCGTCGAAGGGGGCACTGGCGGCGATCACCGATCCGGCCGGGCTGGCCTCGCTCTACGAGCAGGCCGGCGCGGCGGCGGTGAGCGTCCTCACCGAGCGGCGGCGCTTCGGCGGGTCCCTTGCGGATCTTGATGCCGTCCGGGTCGCGGTGGACATCCCGGTCCTGCGCAAGGACTTCGTGGTGTCGCCGTACCAGGTGCTGGAGGCGCGGGCGCATGGTGCCGACCTGGTCCTGCTGATCGTTGCCGCGCTCGACCAGCCACGCCTCATCGGGCTGCTGGAGCGGGTCGAGTCGCTGGGAATGACCGCGCTGGTCGAGGTGCACGACGAGGAGGAGATGGTCCGTGCGCTCGACGCGGGAGCCCGGCTGATCGGGATCAACGCCCGGAACCTGCGCACGCTCCAGGTCGACAGGGAGACGTTCGCGCGGCTGGCACCGATGGTTCCCCACGGGGTGCTGAAGGTCGCCGAGTCCGGCGTGCGCGGTCCCCACGACCTCCTCCAGTACGCCGGCGCGGGTGCGGACGCCGTTCTGGTGGGCGAGGCCGCCGTCACCGGTGGCGACCCGCGGCAGTTCGTCGCGGACCTCGTGACGGCCGGAACCCATCCGGCCACCCGCATCGCGCACTGA